In the bacterium genome, one interval contains:
- a CDS encoding TIGR00282 family metallophosphoesterase — protein MEILFIGDVVGAPGRRLVSERAAALKEEYGASLVIANVENVAGGAGVTPETVAQITRAGVDVATSGNHIFAHREAADAMDEMPTLLRPLNYPPGVPGRGWLVATTPEGHKVVVINAQGRVFMDALDCPFRALDAALDVLANRAKVVVVDFHAEATSEKEAMAHYLDGRVTALVGTHTHVQTADERVSPEGTAYITDVGMTGPTGGIIGTEAGPVLRRFISRMPARFKPARGAGVLSAVVISVDPEAGGATAIRRIQEREE, from the coding sequence GTGGAAATACTTTTTATCGGAGATGTAGTCGGCGCCCCCGGGCGGCGGCTCGTGAGCGAGCGCGCCGCGGCGCTGAAGGAAGAGTACGGCGCCTCGCTCGTCATTGCCAACGTCGAGAACGTCGCCGGCGGCGCCGGCGTCACGCCCGAGACCGTGGCGCAGATTACCCGGGCCGGCGTCGACGTCGCCACCTCCGGCAACCACATCTTCGCGCACCGCGAGGCCGCCGACGCGATGGACGAGATGCCGACGCTGCTGCGGCCTCTCAACTATCCCCCCGGCGTGCCGGGGCGCGGTTGGTTGGTCGCGACGACGCCCGAGGGGCATAAGGTGGTCGTAATAAACGCCCAGGGCCGCGTCTTCATGGACGCGTTGGATTGTCCCTTCCGCGCGCTGGACGCGGCGCTCGACGTCTTGGCGAACCGCGCGAAGGTCGTCGTGGTGGACTTCCACGCCGAGGCCACCTCCGAGAAGGAGGCTATGGCGCATTACCTCGACGGCCGCGTCACGGCTCTGGTCGGAACCCACACCCACGTCCAGACCGCCGACGAGCGCGTATCGCCGGAGGGTACGGCGTACATAACCGACGTCGGCATGACCGGCCCCACCGGCGGCATAATCGGGACCGAGGCCGGGCCGGTTTTAAGGCGATTCATATCGCGGATGCCGGCGCGCTTCAAGCCGGCGCGAGGCGCGGGGGTCCTCTCCGCGGTGGTCATTTCGGTCGACCCCGAGGCCGGCGGCGCGACCGCGATAAGGCGCATACAGGAACGCGAGGAATAG